The region CGGACGGTCGCGTCGTCGCGGTTCGGGACGAATCGAACCTCGCACCCTGTCGGGTGACGAACGCGTTCGCGCGCGTCGACGTTCAGGTCGTTCCCGACGGACGTCGGGACGCGACACAGTTGTGTGCCGTCGGTCGCCCAGTCGGCGGGAATCGTCTCCGCGACGTTGTGGAGCGACACGGAGGGATGCGTATCGGAGTACATGGCGGTATTCGACGTACGAAGGTGTCGATAATAAGTGTGCAAGAACCCCGGACGTGTCGGTGCGCTTTTCGCGCGCCCCGCCGTGGGTGCTACCATGTCCAATCCGTCCGACTACAGCATCAGTGTACAGAGCGTCGTGTTCCGTTCCCGGTCGCTCGGCGACCTTCTCGACGCGCTCGAATCGACCGATATCGACCGACTGGAACTCTGGGGGGAGCACCTGTCCCCCGAGGACGACGAGGCGACCATCGCGGCGGGCAGACGCCGAATCGAGGAGTCGTCGGTGGCGGTCGATGGGTACGGCGTTATCGATATCGAAGACACCGGGGAAGCGCGGGACAGCTTCGCGCCCGCCGCCGACCTCGGCGCGGAGTACGTCACCGTGAATTACCCGCCAGCGCGGGACGACATCACCGAGGAACTCGTCGACCTCGCGGAGGCGTTCGACCTCGATGTCGGAATTCACAACTACTCGACCGTCCACCACGACGACCTCTCGACGGTGTTTTCCGGCATCGACGACGTTCGGTCCGTGGTGGACCGATACGACCACCCTCGACTCGGCGTCTGCATCGACACCGGCCACCTCGTCGTGGTGGACGAGTCTCCGGCCGACGTGATTTCGACGGTCGGCGACCGAATCGTCGCCGTCCACCTGAAGGACACCAGCGACGACGAGATAGAGGACCTCCCCGGTGCCGGAACGCTCGACCTTCCGACCGTTCTCGGCCTGTTCGACGACCACGGTGCCGTGGACGCCCCGCTCGTCGTCGAGTACGAACTCCCGGACGACCGGGTGCTCCCCGCGCTCCGGGAGGCCGAGGAGAACGTCCGTACCGCTGTCGAGGGCGGACGATAAGCGCCGCTTCCGTTGGCGGATTTCCGTCTCAGTCGAGTTCTGATGGTGGGGAGAACGTCAGTTCCGTCACGGCGGCCTCCAGTTCGACCGCGAATATCCGGGTGCCGTCCTCGCCTCCCGCGAGGTCCTCGCCGTCGAACGACCACCCCTCGGGAACCGAGACGAGCGCTTCGACCGGCGGAGCGTCCGCGCGTTCGATTGTCAGCGTCCCGTCGTCCCACGACGTCGAACGAATCGCGCCGGACTCGCCCGTGAGCGCGTCGCGCGTCCCGGTGACTCCCGGTCGGTCAGTGGGTTCGGACAGGTGGACGAGGAGAGCGTCGTGCGGGGCGAGCGTGCGCTCGATTCCCGCCCCGTCGAGCGAAACGGCGCGCTCCTCGAACGCGTCCCACGCGACGGGTGAGCTGACGCCGACCTCCTCGGGCGAGACGGAGACGGTCGCCGGTTCGTCCGTCCAGTTGAACGCCGCGATCGTCGCACCGTCGCCGAACGGGTGGTCGCAGACGAGGCGATCCGGGAACTCCTCGCTCCCGACGCCGACGACATCGCCGGTTCGGGCGGGCGGAAGCGTTCGTTCGAGGAGGTTGCGTCCCGCGTCGTCGATTTCCTCGATGGCGTCGCTGAAGACGTTGAGGCCGCCGGTGAGCGCGACGACGGCCGCGAACGCCCGCCGCTCGGCGTCGGTCAGGTCCGTCGTCGTCCGCACGAGTTGACAGTCCGGGTCGTTGAGCCACAGGCGACGGTGAGTGAACTGGCGGTTGAGCGTGTTCCGCACGGCGTTCTTCAGGGCGGGCTGGCTGTCCGACTCGCCGGGCGTCTCCCACACCGGGTCCACGTCCGGGCCGATTCGCATCGCGTCCACGATGCCGACGCTGGGACCGATGGGTGCACCGCATCCGAGGATAAACGTCTCGTCGCCCGCGACGTCGCGGATGATGGACAGCCCGGTCCGGTAGGCATCCGCCCGCGTCGCCGTTTCGTCGTGGTAGTCGCCCGGTAGCGCGGCGGCGAAGAGGAAGTCCAGTTTGAGATAGTCGTAGCCCCACTCGTGGACGACGGTGTGGAACGTCTCGCGGAGCCACGTCTGGACCTCCGGGTGGGTCGCATCGAGGCCGTACAGGTACTCCCCCGACCGAAATCCGGCTCCCACGGGACCGTCCTCGTCGGCGATGAGCCACTCCGGGTGCTCCGTGGCGACGGCCGAATCCGCGGCGACGTGGAACGGCGCGAGCCAGATGCCGGGGGTGTAGCCCGCCGATTCGATGTCCGCGGCGAGCGCGCCCATGTCCGAGAAGTCGTCGTTGACGGACCGCCAGTCGCCGATGGCTGTCGTGTACCCGTCGTCGACCTGCACGAGGGCGACCGGAATCCCCCACTCGTTCAACCCCTCCGCGTTCTCTCGGACGTCAGCCTCGGAGACGTCCGTGAAGTAGTGATACCACGAACACCACCCCGTCGGGACGGTCTCGAGGAAGCGGGCGTCGATTCGCTCGCCGACCGCGGACGCCCACGCGGCGAGGGCATCGGATACGGTCCGCGAGGCGTCCGCCAGAAGCGGGGAACTGGTCAGCGTTTCGCCGCGGGCGAGACGGTAGCCGTCGGCCGGACAAACGGCCGTCACGCCGGAGACGCCGGTCGAATCGTCCGCGATGTCGAACCGCGTGACGTAGCGGTCGTGGTCCAGAAACCCGAGGGTGAGCGACCGCGACCCGTCAGCGACGGCCGTGACGTAGTTGCTCGTCCGCGTTTCCCCGTCGGTCGCCAGGTCGTACATCATCGGTGCGGCGTCCTCGTTCTCCGGCGGGAAGCGTTCCCCGACCGGAAGCGCCCCGGTCGGCGTCCACGACTGGTAGCCGTGTCGGTACACGCGGGCGTCCGAACCGAACTCGACGTTGCCGCCCGCTATCCGGAAGGAATCGACCGTTACGGCCGTTTCGGACTCGTTTTCCAGTTCCATGGTCACGACGACGCCGCTCGGATGCGTATCGAGTTCGAGACGGAGTTCGACGGGTTCTCCGCCGTCGCGTCGGCAACGGTGGACGACGGCGGGCGTCGAATCGTCGAGCGTGGCGTCGGCGGAGCGGGCTTCGGACCCGTCGGGCGTGACGA is a window of Haladaptatus paucihalophilus DX253 DNA encoding:
- a CDS encoding sugar phosphate isomerase/epimerase family protein; translation: MSNPSDYSISVQSVVFRSRSLGDLLDALESTDIDRLELWGEHLSPEDDEATIAAGRRRIEESSVAVDGYGVIDIEDTGEARDSFAPAADLGAEYVTVNYPPARDDITEELVDLAEAFDLDVGIHNYSTVHHDDLSTVFSGIDDVRSVVDRYDHPRLGVCIDTGHLVVVDESPADVISTVGDRIVAVHLKDTSDDEIEDLPGAGTLDLPTVLGLFDDHGAVDAPLVVEYELPDDRVLPALREAEENVRTAVEGGR
- a CDS encoding glycoside hydrolase family 36 protein, which codes for MLERTRDATTLRYDIDEAQLSIHDANGVVFAGSPGVVLDGELVTPDGSEARSADATLDDSTPAVVHRCRRDGGEPVELRLELDTHPSGVVVTMELENESETAVTVDSFRIAGGNVEFGSDARVYRHGYQSWTPTGALPVGERFPPENEDAAPMMYDLATDGETRTSNYVTAVADGSRSLTLGFLDHDRYVTRFDIADDSTGVSGVTAVCPADGYRLARGETLTSSPLLADASRTVSDALAAWASAVGERIDARFLETVPTGWCSWYHYFTDVSEADVRENAEGLNEWGIPVALVQVDDGYTTAIGDWRSVNDDFSDMGALAADIESAGYTPGIWLAPFHVAADSAVATEHPEWLIADEDGPVGAGFRSGEYLYGLDATHPEVQTWLRETFHTVVHEWGYDYLKLDFLFAAALPGDYHDETATRADAYRTGLSIIRDVAGDETFILGCGAPIGPSVGIVDAMRIGPDVDPVWETPGESDSQPALKNAVRNTLNRQFTHRRLWLNDPDCQLVRTTTDLTDAERRAFAAVVALTGGLNVFSDAIEEIDDAGRNLLERTLPPARTGDVVGVGSEEFPDRLVCDHPFGDGATIAAFNWTDEPATVSVSPEEVGVSSPVAWDAFEERAVSLDGAGIERTLAPHDALLVHLSEPTDRPGVTGTRDALTGESGAIRSTSWDDGTLTIERADAPPVEALVSVPEGWSFDGEDLAGGEDGTRIFAVELEAAVTELTFSPPSELD